A window of Pirellula sp. SH-Sr6A contains these coding sequences:
- a CDS encoding putative sulfate exporter family transporter yields the protein MTAEISNEPVVHANVERRPWYRIEDYLTIFIAIFIIGSVGLWSWMMRPENYPELVAQSTMVKQQIAKLDATSESYPEEKKALEAEAKAIESKLAPMPFKNWLVRPGDWKSNPLDAFQKKGVPIYSGLAITFVVLMVVLMFAVRVMGKSAIRFAIAFTCVFLMAILSYVLAGQDVIKAYNLEYALWALLLGLLVSNTTGLPDWLEPGARTELYIKTGLVLLGAEVLFNKLLALGLPGILISWVVTPVVLISTYLFGQYVLKIPSKSLNMVISADMSVCGVSAAVATAAACKAKKEELSLAIGLSLIFTVIMIVVQPYVVAWSGMGEIIGGAWIGGTIDSTGAVAAAGELVGDKAKDVAATVKMIQNILIGVIAFGVALYWVSFVERDATSKRPQISEVWKRFPRFTLGFLGVSLVLSYVQSYGIEGRMFVSSIVDGATKSIREWLFCLAFVSIGLESNFREYKHMLASGKPVVLYIVGQAFNLTLSFLMAWFVFTKLYPNAMELLYK from the coding sequence ATGACTGCTGAGATTTCGAACGAGCCTGTTGTGCATGCCAACGTAGAGCGTCGCCCTTGGTATCGGATCGAAGATTACCTCACCATCTTCATAGCGATCTTCATCATCGGGTCAGTTGGCCTTTGGTCATGGATGATGCGTCCGGAGAACTATCCGGAGTTGGTCGCCCAATCGACCATGGTGAAACAGCAGATCGCCAAATTGGACGCCACGTCGGAGTCCTATCCCGAAGAGAAAAAAGCCTTGGAGGCTGAGGCCAAAGCGATCGAGTCCAAACTGGCTCCGATGCCATTCAAGAATTGGCTGGTCAGACCAGGGGATTGGAAATCCAATCCCCTCGACGCCTTTCAGAAAAAAGGAGTACCCATTTACTCCGGACTGGCCATCACCTTTGTTGTCTTGATGGTGGTTTTGATGTTCGCGGTGCGCGTTATGGGCAAGTCAGCGATCCGCTTTGCCATCGCGTTTACGTGTGTCTTCCTCATGGCGATCCTGTCGTATGTGCTCGCCGGGCAGGATGTCATCAAAGCTTACAACTTGGAATACGCTCTGTGGGCCCTGCTCCTCGGGTTGCTGGTTAGCAACACGACTGGATTGCCCGACTGGTTGGAGCCCGGAGCACGAACGGAGCTGTACATCAAAACCGGGTTGGTACTGCTCGGTGCGGAGGTTTTGTTCAACAAGCTGCTGGCACTTGGATTGCCCGGCATCCTCATTTCCTGGGTTGTCACACCCGTCGTGTTGATCTCGACCTACTTGTTCGGGCAATATGTTTTGAAGATACCGTCCAAGTCGCTCAATATGGTCATTTCCGCAGACATGTCGGTCTGCGGAGTCTCTGCCGCTGTCGCGACTGCGGCCGCATGCAAAGCCAAAAAGGAGGAGCTCTCCCTGGCGATTGGATTGTCCTTGATCTTTACGGTTATCATGATTGTTGTTCAGCCTTATGTCGTCGCCTGGAGCGGGATGGGGGAGATCATCGGCGGAGCGTGGATCGGCGGAACGATCGATTCGACAGGAGCCGTTGCGGCCGCAGGCGAGTTGGTGGGAGACAAGGCGAAAGACGTCGCTGCCACCGTGAAGATGATCCAAAACATTCTCATCGGTGTGATCGCCTTTGGAGTCGCTCTTTATTGGGTCTCGTTCGTCGAACGCGACGCAACGAGCAAACGCCCCCAGATCTCCGAAGTTTGGAAGCGATTTCCCCGATTCACGCTCGGATTTCTGGGCGTGTCGCTGGTGCTTTCCTACGTCCAGTCGTACGGGATCGAAGGTAGGATGTTTGTGAGCAGCATTGTCGATGGGGCGACCAAATCGATTCGAGAATGGCTGTTTTGCCTTGCGTTTGTCAGTATCGGTTTAGAAAGCAACTTTCGCGAATACAAGCATATGCTGGCTTCGGGGAAGCCTGTTGTTCTTTACATCGTAGGACAAGCGTTCAATCTGACGCTCTCCTTCCTGATGGCTTGGTTCGTCTTCACCAAACTCTATCCCAATGCCATGGAGCTGCTCTACAAATGA
- a CDS encoding DUF4340 domain-containing protein has protein sequence MTEGRKTAVFALIAGAVALLAWVTGNRVTTDVSTASSRIGETLFEKFTDPLTAASLKILKYDNAKEQFDEFEVSKDRKSGLWTIPSHESYPADASKQMADAATLFIGLKVLDVASEKRGDQVLFGVVEPNKQKEAEGGEGVGMLVQLRDEKGEMLADLIIGKDIDGNKRFVRIPAEDLIYVCELDSAPLTTEFKSWIEPDLLKLSSNKIETLGVRDYQIVPTEQGMVLSRNYEADLTYSSTANQWLANRITSFEAGSPAEKTIGAEEQLNTVKLNEIKNTLDNLKIADVTKKPSGLAADLKGDKSVLSNEALTSLARRGFYPNPNQKDGSVVDFYSKSGELQVTLNDGVQYLLRFGGSASADINAATEEGKEDSVSINRFLLVSARLDESKFPQPTLEKVPETVEELKSMEALKEAAGAPNAAPTVPPIGTGEPAPAPTPSTEPAPSTEPAPTGEAKPGDAPSEKPATETPAAEPTGEPKPAEEPKTVEEPKGDQASVVLSSGKLVTVVQEGDGAQEPAKTPADTQEPATTPAATAPATPAEVKPASQEISEEEWKERLEAARERITKENTRKIEQLEEKVNAAKAKVNELNRRFADWYYVISEADYDRLRIAFKDLVQPKSAAGAAGGMGLPGGVSLPGLPIQP, from the coding sequence GTGACTGAAGGACGCAAAACTGCAGTATTTGCCTTGATCGCAGGCGCCGTCGCCTTGCTGGCTTGGGTGACGGGTAACCGAGTGACCACCGATGTCTCCACTGCGAGCAGTCGGATCGGCGAGACCCTCTTTGAGAAGTTCACGGACCCCCTCACGGCGGCCTCGCTGAAGATCTTGAAGTACGACAATGCGAAGGAACAATTCGATGAGTTCGAAGTCTCCAAGGACCGGAAGTCGGGACTTTGGACGATTCCGTCGCACGAAAGCTATCCCGCCGATGCTTCCAAACAGATGGCGGACGCGGCGACCCTGTTCATTGGACTGAAAGTCCTCGATGTTGCCAGCGAGAAGCGGGGCGACCAAGTCCTGTTTGGTGTGGTCGAACCGAACAAGCAAAAGGAAGCCGAAGGTGGAGAAGGGGTTGGCATGCTCGTCCAGCTTCGCGACGAAAAGGGAGAGATGCTTGCCGATTTGATCATCGGCAAAGATATCGACGGCAACAAACGTTTCGTTCGGATTCCCGCCGAGGATTTGATCTACGTTTGCGAACTCGATTCCGCTCCGCTGACGACGGAATTCAAGTCTTGGATCGAACCCGATTTGCTCAAACTGAGCAGCAATAAGATCGAGACCCTCGGAGTACGGGATTACCAGATCGTTCCGACCGAACAAGGTATGGTTCTCAGTCGAAACTATGAAGCCGACTTGACCTACTCGAGTACCGCCAATCAATGGTTAGCCAACCGAATCACCTCCTTCGAAGCCGGAAGTCCGGCGGAAAAGACGATCGGTGCGGAAGAGCAACTCAATACCGTCAAGCTCAACGAGATCAAGAACACCCTCGACAATTTGAAGATCGCGGATGTGACCAAGAAACCATCCGGTCTCGCAGCCGACTTGAAAGGTGATAAATCAGTCCTGAGTAACGAAGCACTGACGTCCTTGGCTCGGCGCGGGTTTTATCCCAATCCGAATCAAAAAGATGGTTCGGTCGTCGATTTCTATTCGAAGAGCGGTGAGCTCCAAGTCACGTTGAACGATGGCGTCCAATACTTGCTCCGCTTCGGAGGTTCAGCGAGCGCCGACATCAACGCGGCTACCGAGGAAGGGAAGGAAGATTCTGTTTCGATCAACCGATTCTTGCTGGTAAGCGCGCGGTTGGATGAATCGAAATTTCCACAGCCGACACTGGAGAAGGTTCCTGAGACCGTCGAGGAATTGAAGTCGATGGAGGCCTTGAAAGAAGCGGCCGGAGCGCCGAATGCTGCTCCAACCGTTCCTCCCATCGGGACCGGCGAACCCGCTCCTGCTCCCACTCCATCGACCGAACCGGCACCTAGTACCGAACCGGCACCGACGGGTGAAGCAAAACCAGGCGATGCACCTTCGGAGAAGCCCGCAACGGAAACACCCGCTGCAGAACCAACTGGTGAACCAAAGCCTGCCGAGGAACCGAAGACAGTGGAGGAGCCGAAGGGCGATCAAGCGTCCGTCGTTTTGTCAAGCGGAAAGCTGGTAACGGTCGTTCAAGAAGGGGACGGGGCGCAGGAGCCCGCCAAGACTCCCGCTGATACGCAAGAGCCTGCTACGACCCCGGCTGCAACCGCTCCTGCCACGCCTGCGGAAGTAAAGCCCGCATCCCAGGAGATCTCGGAAGAAGAGTGGAAAGAACGATTGGAGGCCGCTCGCGAACGGATCACAAAGGAAAACACTCGAAAGATTGAACAACTTGAAGAAAAAGTAAACGCTGCCAAAGCGAAGGTGAACGAATTGAATCGACGATTCGCGGACTGGTACTATGTGATCAGTGAAGCGGATTACGATCGATTGCGAATTGCCTTCAAAGATCTGGTGCAGCCAAAGTCTGCAGCAGGTGCCGCAGGAGGTATGGGACTGCCTGGGGGTGTAAGTCTTCCAGGGCTTCCCATTCAACCCTGA
- a CDS encoding Gldg family protein encodes MTLTYVLTALIKLLVLDLVFLGVILAIIMALAMTRRVGYAVLKRNFYGYFSNPTGYVFLCLFVLLTSMAAFWPHEFFSSNLGTLGQLNKWFTYIMLFFIPAITMSIWAEERRQGTDELLLTLPADDFDIVIGKYVAAAAIYSVSLLFSQFSTFIVLAFLTQGEIDTGLFFTNYVGYWFIGLAMIAIGMVASFLTNNLTVGFILGAVFNAPLAFAFKADTIADRSIAREIKNFSVPERFDDFGRGVLSLSSVSYFILVAAFGLYLCMILIGKRHWSGGRDGNQRLGHYLFRLAAIALIVIAGTMLFQNNDRRIDATEMKVSSISPVTEELIASLGKEREIVVDAYLSAEVPEEYAKIKYQVISLLKEFKSAAQAADVTMQLRIYDSVQPSSEEEKQAEQQYGIVPQTIRVRERGAYSDQPIMLGAAFRSGLQKVVIPFFEPGVPVEYELVRSLTTVSKPARKKLGVLSTEAKMMGGFDMRSMQSMPQQPIIDELAKQYEIVSINAASPIDIEKLDVLLAVQPSSLSPEEMTNFIDALKSGLPTAIFEDPVVALESIIGTGDPKQAGGPMAMFGGGGAQPKGDMRPLWRELGLEIPGRPGAMGLLAPDLCWQEYNPYPVLAETSEASDLWIFAREEAPGADGAFNSDNEISKDLTELMFLYSGVIRPLPESETSVVVTPLVQTGLKAGIITQQDLNSIERSGLSRATETKLRLGESTGAQVLAAWIEGKASGASDPKAAEKKDGEEGAQPAAGTRSIKAVYVADVDCLTRTFVDIRNRPQMLEDIKFQFQNITFVLNAIDVLAGETKYPQVRRHIPTFSTLKLVEAQAEKARQIEASKRAEFSKNFTEAIAKAEDENAKSEREFKERIDKLASDGSIDASQFADLERLRQQAAIKQQNTVKRFRVEKDRLQRERDQGIRNARREADDAISKIQNYYKLLAVFVPPIPPLVVGIVVLVSRRLREREGISKNRLK; translated from the coding sequence GTGACACTTACATACGTTCTGACTGCTCTGATCAAACTCCTCGTCTTAGACCTTGTGTTTCTCGGAGTCATCCTGGCGATCATTATGGCCCTGGCGATGACGCGTCGCGTCGGATACGCGGTTCTCAAGAGAAACTTTTACGGGTATTTTTCGAACCCGACAGGCTATGTTTTTCTCTGCTTGTTCGTATTGTTGACGAGCATGGCAGCGTTTTGGCCCCACGAGTTCTTTAGCTCGAACTTGGGGACGCTTGGCCAGTTGAACAAGTGGTTTACGTACATCATGCTCTTCTTCATCCCTGCGATCACGATGAGCATTTGGGCGGAAGAACGCCGACAGGGAACCGATGAGCTACTCCTAACGCTCCCCGCCGATGACTTTGATATCGTCATTGGAAAGTACGTCGCAGCGGCAGCTATTTATTCGGTTTCCCTTCTCTTCTCCCAGTTTTCGACCTTCATCGTTCTCGCGTTCCTCACGCAGGGTGAAATCGATACCGGGTTGTTCTTTACCAACTACGTCGGTTACTGGTTCATCGGATTGGCGATGATCGCGATCGGTATGGTCGCGTCCTTTCTCACGAACAATCTAACCGTCGGTTTTATTCTGGGGGCGGTGTTCAACGCACCCCTCGCTTTCGCGTTCAAAGCGGACACGATTGCGGATCGTTCCATCGCTCGCGAGATCAAGAACTTCAGTGTACCGGAGCGATTCGACGATTTTGGCCGGGGCGTGCTAAGCCTGTCGAGCGTCTCGTATTTCATTCTCGTCGCAGCCTTTGGACTCTATCTCTGCATGATCTTGATCGGCAAGCGACATTGGAGCGGCGGACGCGATGGGAACCAGCGACTCGGACATTATCTTTTCCGCCTCGCGGCGATCGCGTTGATCGTGATTGCAGGGACCATGTTGTTCCAGAACAACGACCGCCGAATCGATGCGACCGAAATGAAGGTTAGTTCCATTTCCCCGGTTACCGAAGAACTCATCGCTTCGCTGGGCAAGGAACGCGAAATCGTCGTCGATGCGTACCTGTCGGCCGAAGTCCCCGAAGAGTATGCGAAGATCAAGTATCAAGTGATCTCGCTTTTGAAGGAGTTCAAATCGGCCGCTCAAGCTGCAGATGTCACCATGCAGCTTCGCATCTACGACTCCGTGCAACCCTCGAGCGAAGAAGAGAAGCAAGCGGAACAGCAATACGGAATCGTTCCACAAACGATCCGAGTTCGCGAGCGAGGAGCTTATTCCGATCAACCCATCATGTTGGGAGCAGCATTCCGAAGCGGATTGCAGAAAGTGGTTATCCCCTTCTTCGAACCCGGTGTCCCTGTCGAATACGAGCTTGTCCGATCTTTGACCACCGTTTCGAAGCCAGCCCGAAAGAAGTTGGGGGTACTCAGTACGGAAGCGAAGATGATGGGTGGGTTCGATATGCGCAGTATGCAGTCGATGCCGCAGCAGCCCATCATCGATGAGTTGGCGAAGCAATATGAAATCGTTTCGATCAACGCGGCATCGCCGATTGATATCGAAAAGTTAGACGTTCTACTCGCCGTGCAACCTTCGTCTCTCTCGCCCGAGGAAATGACCAACTTCATCGATGCGTTGAAGTCGGGATTGCCGACCGCGATCTTTGAAGACCCCGTTGTCGCGTTGGAATCCATCATCGGCACGGGCGATCCGAAACAAGCCGGTGGACCGATGGCGATGTTCGGTGGTGGCGGAGCCCAACCTAAGGGAGATATGCGTCCGCTTTGGCGAGAACTAGGGCTCGAAATTCCGGGACGACCCGGAGCGATGGGCTTGCTTGCCCCCGATCTCTGCTGGCAAGAGTACAACCCGTACCCCGTGCTCGCAGAAACGTCCGAGGCGAGCGACCTTTGGATCTTTGCTCGCGAGGAAGCCCCGGGTGCGGATGGTGCGTTCAATAGCGACAATGAGATCAGCAAAGATTTGACAGAGCTCATGTTCCTTTACTCAGGGGTCATCCGGCCATTGCCCGAGTCGGAAACGAGCGTCGTGGTCACGCCTTTGGTCCAAACCGGATTGAAGGCGGGAATTATCACCCAGCAGGACCTCAACAGTATCGAGCGTTCCGGCCTTTCCCGAGCCACCGAAACCAAACTTCGGCTGGGAGAAAGCACGGGTGCTCAAGTTCTGGCTGCTTGGATCGAAGGGAAAGCGAGCGGAGCATCCGACCCGAAGGCGGCGGAGAAGAAAGATGGGGAGGAGGGGGCTCAGCCCGCTGCCGGCACGCGTTCGATCAAGGCCGTGTATGTTGCCGACGTCGATTGCTTGACCCGGACCTTCGTGGATATCCGAAACCGACCCCAGATGCTGGAGGATATCAAATTCCAATTCCAAAATATCACGTTTGTCCTCAACGCGATCGACGTGCTGGCTGGCGAGACCAAGTATCCTCAGGTGCGACGGCATATTCCGACGTTTAGCACGCTGAAGCTAGTTGAGGCCCAAGCCGAGAAGGCTCGACAGATCGAGGCCTCCAAGCGTGCGGAATTTAGCAAGAACTTTACCGAGGCGATCGCCAAGGCCGAGGATGAAAATGCAAAATCGGAACGCGAGTTCAAAGAGCGAATCGACAAACTGGCTTCCGATGGCAGCATCGATGCGTCGCAGTTCGCGGACTTGGAAAGACTGCGTCAACAGGCCGCGATCAAGCAACAAAACACCGTGAAGCGATTCCGTGTTGAGAAAGACCGGCTGCAGCGAGAACGCGATCAAGGGATCCGCAATGCACGGCGCGAAGCGGACGATGCGATTTCAAAGATCCAAAACTATTACAAGCTGCTGGCCGTGTTTGTGCCGCCCATTCCGCCACTTGTTGTTGGCATTGTCGTTCTCGTCTCGCGTCGATTGCGAGAACGAGAAGGTATTTCGAAGAACCGACTCAAGTAG
- a CDS encoding ABC transporter ATP-binding protein — protein MTEMTTSAVPMIEADGLSKFYGPFAAARGISFKVNQGELVAFLGPNGAGKSTTMKMLTGYLAPSEGVARIAGHDMFRDRIAGSKRLGYLPENGPLYPDMTPFSLLNFFADARGLASDYKKTRVEAVIELCDLKSVVHKAISKLSKGFRQRVGMAQALLHEPDVLILDEPTAGLDPNQIREVRNTMRKLGETKTILLSTHILQEVEAMASRVIMINEGRKVFEGSVAELKEIKGDLAEAFHKLTGAAA, from the coding sequence ATGACGGAAATGACGACCAGTGCAGTGCCCATGATCGAGGCCGATGGATTGTCCAAGTTCTACGGTCCATTCGCCGCGGCGCGGGGAATCTCTTTCAAGGTCAACCAAGGTGAGCTCGTGGCGTTCCTAGGCCCCAACGGGGCGGGAAAGAGTACCACGATGAAGATGCTCACCGGATATTTGGCCCCCAGCGAAGGGGTCGCTCGCATCGCGGGCCACGATATGTTTCGCGATCGGATCGCGGGGTCCAAGCGACTGGGATACTTGCCCGAAAACGGTCCCCTCTACCCCGACATGACCCCATTTAGCCTGTTGAACTTCTTTGCGGATGCCCGCGGGTTGGCGTCGGACTACAAAAAGACGCGGGTTGAGGCGGTAATCGAGCTGTGCGATTTGAAGTCGGTGGTGCACAAGGCCATTAGCAAACTCTCCAAGGGGTTTCGCCAACGCGTCGGCATGGCACAAGCCTTGTTGCACGAACCGGATGTCCTCATTCTGGACGAGCCGACGGCAGGGTTGGATCCGAATCAAATTCGCGAAGTTCGAAACACCATGCGAAAGCTTGGAGAAACGAAGACCATCTTGCTCTCGACTCACATTCTGCAGGAAGTCGAGGCAATGGCGTCCCGGGTCATCATGATCAACGAAGGACGGAAGGTTTTCGAGGGTAGCGTGGCAGAACTCAAGGAGATCAAGGGTGATCTCGCAGAGGCCTTCCATAAGTTGACTGGGGCGGCTGCTTAG
- the argC gene encoding N-acetyl-gamma-glutamyl-phosphate reductase: protein MLIRVGIVGASGYTGLEAIEWLLGHPQAQITAVTSRHPNGYMLGDLYPHLMGRVRLPLEDASPEQLAAKCDVVLSCLPHGASARRSLDLLNAGCKVIDLSADFRLSCPALYEKWYGEKHPEPLKLGTTPYGLPELFGDAIPKSNLVANPGCVGTAAILPLAPLVKEGLIECDDIIIDCKSSVSSEGRALRKEGLYCEAAESVSVHAIGSSRHQPEITDIVKRYSGKEIHLSFTPHVVPMERGVMVTSYVKPTGTVSTNQIRECLLAYYHESPFVRVISHLPATRYVTRTNCVDIAVRENGSRITILSALDNLVKGGSGAAIQNLNLMFGLPVTTGLQRGF from the coding sequence ATGTTAATTCGAGTTGGCATCGTTGGTGCATCTGGCTACACAGGGCTTGAAGCGATCGAGTGGTTGTTAGGACATCCTCAAGCGCAGATTACGGCGGTGACCAGCCGGCATCCCAACGGGTACATGCTCGGAGATCTTTACCCGCATCTCATGGGACGCGTTCGACTCCCTTTGGAGGACGCCAGCCCAGAACAGTTGGCGGCCAAGTGCGATGTTGTGTTGTCGTGTTTGCCGCATGGTGCTTCGGCGAGACGATCGTTGGATCTCTTGAACGCAGGGTGCAAGGTGATCGACCTTTCTGCCGATTTCCGTCTGAGTTGTCCTGCCTTGTATGAAAAGTGGTACGGCGAAAAGCACCCCGAGCCATTGAAGCTCGGAACGACCCCATATGGACTGCCAGAACTTTTCGGAGATGCCATTCCCAAATCCAACTTGGTCGCCAACCCCGGATGTGTTGGAACCGCGGCCATTCTGCCGCTAGCTCCCCTGGTCAAGGAAGGATTGATCGAATGCGACGACATCATCATCGACTGCAAATCGAGTGTGAGCAGCGAAGGGAGGGCTTTGAGGAAAGAAGGACTCTATTGCGAGGCCGCGGAGAGTGTTTCTGTCCATGCGATCGGGAGTTCTCGCCACCAGCCCGAAATCACCGACATCGTAAAACGCTACAGTGGAAAGGAGATCCACCTTTCGTTCACGCCTCATGTTGTTCCCATGGAGCGAGGGGTCATGGTAACGTCTTACGTCAAGCCGACAGGGACCGTCTCGACCAATCAGATCCGAGAATGTTTGTTGGCCTACTACCACGAGTCACCGTTCGTGCGCGTGATCTCTCACTTGCCGGCGACACGATATGTCACGCGCACCAATTGCGTGGATATCGCAGTTCGAGAGAACGGTTCCCGGATCACGATCCTTTCGGCCTTGGACAATCTAGTAAAAGGTGGTAGTGGCGCCGCAATCCAAAACTTGAACCTCATGTTCGGCCTTCCTGTGACCACGGGACTTCAGCGCGGGTTTTGA
- a CDS encoding ATP-dependent helicase, with amino-acid sequence MAELNPPQQSAVDTLSGPLLVLAGAGTGKTRVVTFRIANLIRHGTRADRILAVTFTNKASQEMHERVSHQLKIPKRVRRGQSAPQRPVIGTFHSHCVQILKRHAKELGYPEKFTIYDRSDAESVARTVLREIKVHEDMLKPSDFLNIVSTWKNLGVRPDQANSAAITDKEHLAASGYKRYQRALKLQAAFDFDDLLVCAEQLLTENDRVRREEASRYDHILVDEYQDTNGTQYRIIRSLAIDHRNLCVVGDDDQSIYGWRGAEVRHILNFKNDWPEATVVRLEDNYRSTDAILQMANRLIVFNAHRHDKTLRAARPNGQQPRILQFPSEAEEAKGIVEEIAGRLRNDPMVEAGDFAILFRTNEQPRPFEMELRRCKLPYVITGSQSFFDRKEVRDLIAYLRWIDSPDDELALLRVINVPPRGMGATSVDKLLKRAVAESSSVWKVMQERSMVASLPAPAQGGVAKLKALQNDFHARLQAFEASARNEEAPSTSTKSAAEGTAKTTLGKESLTRIVSDLIDAIKYREEVERLYPEPDDCSMRLGSIEEVINAVAEYEQETDTPTIHDFLSSVTLAGREFGSPKEKEKQMSRNAISLMTYHSSKGLEFPIVYMVGMEEGILPHRKSIITDADAVDEERRLCYVGVTRAQDELSLSLPMSRFKWGKARPTFPSRFLYEVTGQADNPNRVKAIRGAAEEAKKAASGKK; translated from the coding sequence ATGGCAGAATTGAATCCCCCCCAGCAGAGCGCGGTCGATACTCTTTCCGGTCCCTTGCTGGTACTCGCGGGTGCTGGGACCGGCAAGACTCGCGTCGTCACCTTTCGAATCGCAAACCTGATCCGACACGGAACACGTGCCGATCGGATTTTGGCGGTGACCTTTACCAATAAAGCTTCGCAGGAAATGCACGAACGCGTTTCTCATCAGCTTAAGATTCCCAAACGAGTTCGACGAGGACAATCCGCTCCCCAGCGCCCTGTCATCGGGACGTTTCATTCGCACTGCGTCCAAATCCTCAAGCGTCACGCGAAAGAGTTAGGCTACCCCGAGAAGTTTACGATCTACGACCGAAGCGACGCAGAAAGCGTGGCGCGCACCGTTCTTCGCGAAATCAAAGTCCATGAGGATATGCTCAAGCCGAGCGACTTCCTCAACATCGTGAGCACGTGGAAGAATCTCGGGGTGCGGCCCGATCAAGCCAACTCGGCGGCGATCACTGACAAAGAACATTTGGCGGCCAGCGGCTACAAACGCTACCAGCGCGCTCTTAAACTCCAAGCTGCATTCGATTTCGACGACCTTCTCGTTTGTGCGGAACAACTGCTCACCGAAAACGATCGTGTCCGTCGCGAGGAAGCGAGCCGATACGATCACATCCTCGTCGACGAATACCAGGATACCAACGGCACGCAGTACCGCATCATCCGATCTCTCGCAATCGACCACCGGAATTTGTGTGTCGTCGGCGACGACGACCAATCGATTTATGGATGGCGCGGCGCCGAAGTCCGCCACATCCTCAACTTCAAAAACGACTGGCCGGAAGCAACCGTCGTTCGATTGGAAGACAACTATCGATCGACCGATGCGATCTTGCAAATGGCCAATCGATTGATCGTCTTCAATGCCCATCGCCACGACAAGACCCTTCGCGCAGCACGCCCCAACGGACAGCAACCACGCATCCTTCAGTTTCCGAGCGAAGCCGAAGAAGCAAAAGGAATCGTCGAGGAAATCGCAGGTCGTTTAAGGAACGACCCAATGGTCGAAGCAGGGGACTTTGCAATTCTCTTCCGAACCAACGAACAGCCTCGCCCTTTTGAAATGGAACTCAGGCGCTGCAAACTCCCCTATGTCATCACCGGTAGCCAATCCTTCTTCGATCGAAAAGAAGTGCGAGACCTAATCGCCTACCTGAGATGGATCGATTCACCCGACGACGAACTGGCGCTGCTCCGCGTTATCAATGTCCCGCCGCGAGGGATGGGTGCGACGAGCGTCGACAAACTGCTCAAACGAGCGGTGGCAGAATCCTCCAGCGTCTGGAAAGTGATGCAGGAGCGTAGCATGGTCGCATCTCTCCCAGCGCCCGCGCAGGGGGGAGTCGCCAAGTTAAAGGCCTTGCAGAACGATTTCCATGCACGACTCCAGGCCTTCGAAGCCTCCGCGCGCAACGAGGAAGCCCCCTCCACCTCTACCAAATCTGCTGCAGAGGGGACGGCAAAAACCACGCTTGGAAAAGAATCGCTTACCCGCATTGTTTCCGATTTGATCGATGCCATCAAATATCGAGAAGAAGTCGAACGCCTCTACCCCGAACCGGATGACTGCAGTATGCGACTCGGTTCCATCGAAGAAGTCATCAATGCCGTCGCGGAATACGAACAAGAAACCGATACACCCACCATCCACGACTTCCTCTCTTCCGTAACGCTCGCAGGCCGGGAGTTCGGTTCTCCCAAAGAAAAAGAGAAGCAGATGAGTCGCAATGCGATCTCCCTGATGACCTATCACAGCTCCAAGGGACTTGAGTTTCCGATCGTCTACATGGTCGGGATGGAAGAAGGGATTTTGCCTCATCGCAAATCGATTATCACCGATGCGGATGCTGTCGATGAAGAACGTCGACTCTGCTACGTGGGCGTGACACGTGCCCAAGACGAACTCTCGCTCTCGCTGCCGATGTCCCGATTCAAATGGGGTAAAGCGCGTCCCACGTTCCCTAGCCGATTTCTCTACGAGGTGACTGGACAAGCAGACAACCCAAACCGGGTGAAGGCCATTCGCGGGGCAGCCGAAGAAGCGAAGAAAGCAGCCAGCGGGAAGAAATAA
- a CDS encoding carboxypeptidase regulatory-like domain-containing protein → MRFTLVLGLVLSLGASIVGCGDSGPSLAPVKGKVMMYGKPYEKGLVVFEPVGGGPAGTSRTDANGEFEIWSAGKKGAMIGDHKVVVTTIMDTAVETAPVAPASSDDPAYMSQAHGNNMSQYKAAEKMKEPIPAKYNKNSELKCSVPAGGTQFDIDIK, encoded by the coding sequence ATGCGTTTCACTTTGGTATTGGGTTTGGTTCTATCATTGGGTGCATCGATTGTGGGATGCGGAGATTCTGGGCCATCGCTCGCTCCGGTCAAAGGAAAGGTGATGATGTATGGCAAGCCCTATGAGAAGGGCTTGGTGGTTTTTGAACCGGTCGGTGGAGGCCCTGCCGGAACCAGTCGCACCGATGCAAATGGTGAATTCGAGATCTGGTCTGCGGGCAAAAAAGGAGCGATGATTGGCGACCACAAAGTCGTTGTGACCACGATTATGGATACGGCTGTGGAAACAGCACCGGTTGCACCTGCCAGTTCTGACGACCCTGCATACATGAGCCAGGCACACGGCAACAACATGTCGCAATACAAGGCGGCGGAGAAAATGAAGGAGCCGATCCCGGCGAAGTACAACAAAAACTCAGAGCTCAAATGCTCGGTTCCTGCTGGCGGTACTCAGTTCGATATCGACATCAAATAG